One genomic segment of Clavelina lepadiformis chromosome 3, kaClaLepa1.1, whole genome shotgun sequence includes these proteins:
- the LOC143450077 gene encoding N-acetylaspartate synthetase-like, whose amino-acid sequence MNMSIRFPSIREADFKEIEILIREGMLDQHRGVHKYAVLKSAKVQLAIVIPTLFISSFFQHRLFIAIVLYLGCHIAAYLHVRTLWEKVIKEEMAEFETWQRFNRLYCRRPSDKFWVAVDTTTSTIVGTIGVTLAENSSFFEVKRMSIAKTHRRRGLAQKLLEQVLHHCQKVKREEANVEKIILITEYSQLPAIKLYQRNGFKFTRIFTFSMMAGLTKAKLRQFVKPL is encoded by the exons ATGAACATGAGTATTCGCTTTCCTTCGATTCGCGAAGCAGATTTCAAAGAAATCGAAATACTAATTAGAGAAGGAATGCTGGATCAACACCGTGGTGTTCATAAATACGCCGTTTTAAAGTCGGCCAAAGTCCAG CTTGCCATAGTTATTCCAACCTTGttcatttcttcattttttcaaCATCGCCTCTTCATTGCTATCGTTCTCTACTTGGGCTGTCATATTGCAGCTTACTTGCACG TGAGGACACTGTGGGAGAAAGTTATAAAAGAAGAAATGGCTGAGTTTGAGACTTGGCAGCGATTCAACAGGCTGTACTGTCGGCGTCCAAGTGATAAATTCTGGGTTGCCGTGGATACGACGACGTCAACAATCGTGGGAACCATTGGGGTGACATTGGCGGAAAATTCgtcattttttgaagtgaaA CGCATGTCAATCGCGAAAACTCATCGTCGTCGCGGTTTGGCGCAGAAGCTTCTCGAACAAGTTCTCCACCATTGCCAGAAAGTGAAGAGAGAAGAAGCTAATGTCGAAAAAATAATCCTAATCACCGAATATTCCCAGCTACCTGCGATCAAACTATATCAAAGAAACGGGTTCAAGTTTACCAGAATCTTTACCTTTTCCATGATGGCTGGTTTGACTAAAGCGAAACTCCGACAATTTGTAAAACCTTTATGA
- the LOC143449866 gene encoding 3 beta-hydroxysteroid dehydrogenase type 7-like, whose product MAKKRYLVTGAAGRLGMKFVEIVCQKNIDDVTDLRLLDLNFSEAVKRKQKEACTANINVEWIVGRVTDRKILRSALQDVDVVVHMASIIDFRDELPGSKLWEMNVQGTKNLIDGCCQCNVSSFVNTSSSESVGPNTYCDPMYDGNEDTPYRLKHVMFYGETKHEAEKLVLASNGRKLNNGKSLTTCSLRPGGIYGGADDPFLIQVITASIKTRLLRSPSDPSHLHTRILIDNAAWCHVLAARQIQVCFCENAAIFDTKIILSVDWGNAYFIGDNTPNLSYLRLNQIFQEPYSFNMHHREPFLPYWLMYSIFIVMYYIFCMMRGLGFDVQIALSPANFKNVCTTFTFSHKKFTKDFDYKPLRSWEESLEMIREELLKQINGTRR is encoded by the exons atggcaaaaaaGCGATACTTGGTGACGGGGGCGGCTGGTAGACTTGGAATGAAATTTGTTGAGATAGTTTGTCAGAAAAATATCGATGACGTCACCGATTTAAGGTTGTTGGATCTAAATTTTAGCGAAGCAGTCAAGCGTAAACAAAAAGAGGCGTGCACAG CCAACATCAACGTGGAATGGATTGTAGGAAGGGTTACAGATCGCAAGATTTTACGTTCGGCCTTACAAGATGTCGATGTTGTCGTTCACATGGCGTCGATCATTGATTTCCGAGATGAGCTTCCAGGAAGCAAGCTGTGGGAAATGAACGTCCAAG GTACAAAGAATCTGATTGATGGATGCTGTCAATGCAACGTCTCGTCCTTTGTCAACACCAGTTCGTCGGAGAGCGTGGGCCCGAATACCTACTGCGATCCCATGTACGATGGAAACGAAGACACGCCTTACAGGTTGAAGCACGTGATGTTTTATGGCGAGACCAAGCACGAAGCGGAGAAACTAGTGCTGGCATCAAACGGCAGAAAACTAAACAACGGAAAG AGCCTTACAACTTGCTCCCTGCGCCCTGGTGGGATTTATGGAGGAGCAGATGATCCATTTTTGATACAAGTTATCACTGCAAGCATCAAAACAAGGCTTCTGCGATCTCCAAGTGACCCTTCTCATCTTCATACCAGGATCTTAATCGACAATGCTGCCTGGTGTCACGTGTTAGCGGCTCGGCAAATTCAggtttgtttttgtgaaaatgctGCAATATTCGATACCAAAATCATTCTCTCCGTAGACT GGGGCAACGCTTATTTTATAGGTGACAACACACCAAATCTTTCATACTTACGCTTGAACCAAATCTTTCAGGAGCCGTACAGTTTCAATATGCACCACAGAGAACCATTTCTGCCATACTGGCTTATGTACTCTATTTTTATTGTGATGTATTACATCTTCTGTATGATGCGAGGCTTAGGATTTGATGTCCAG ATTGCGCTCAGTCCTGCTAACTTCAAGAATGTGTGCACAACCTTCACCTTTTCCCACAAGAAATTTACAAAGGACTTTGATTACAAACCGCTCAGATCTTGGGAAGAATCCCTTGAAATGATCCGGGaagaacttttaaaacaaatcaatGGCACAAGAAGATGA
- the LOC143448763 gene encoding uncharacterized protein LOC143448763 yields the protein MPTSESYDATDFVTSANHVDVISCKKFFTNRRCHHKKLGTVAVTCSNYDENPKSCKQWESVLSSISCLRQLKHQNIVTIYGTVRWKNAFGIVHELSECTSLKNLLTESSSSDLSWDLRLRLATELSSAFAYLGAEKKLPSSVFCVESKDVHLTIDLRVKLCLTDGLCCDCLHIIESDTGIHCYAEEPSKVPTTNLTHSLGVNFFQLATLTTTATCSFCYHEKAEKTIQDLKLHTKAKKKDLNLIKFMGNIIKTCMNCTSSESDILSAVSRSLANELAKRDQRDIVLQCANLVNGHLSSLFRMQRIPATVLKLSDFSPPFLKADLDPLTIDKEESAIDSQADSNIYHSMVIVGGLYTGNEVVEYIPSEKRINVLPELIDGRWAGGAVFLKDMLIVVGGRIDGAASNKVEVLDLTDPCSEWRRMTCMLMPRHGLGATVVEGKVYVTGGWTDPPPGGSNDDNCKTIEEYDPDLNQWSNVGEILTPRGQHTAAAVKDKVYSIGGIDNDGEVLNSIECFNTRTRTSTFVTSMEVGKAGLSSVSCDNGFYVLGGHDENFITVDTVESYDVNEDRWNYSITRMSMKRKAHGSCKVAGKIYAIAGVGRNDEGRTIEVFVEKGNYWSVVESMEKEWIYPAVVAVERRKMKLPKLEQL from the exons ATGCCAACCTCGGAATCTTATGATGCAACAGATTTTGTTACAAGTGCTAACCATGTGGACGTaataagttgcaaaaagtttttcacGAACCGAAGATGCCACCATAAGAAATTGGGAACAGTAGCTGTGACTTGCTCAAATTACGATGAAAATCCTAAAAGTTGCAAACAATGGGAAAG tGTTCTCTCGAGTATATCTTGCTTACGCCAACTGAAACACCAAAATATTGTGACAATTTATGGAACTGTCAGGTGGAAGAATGCTTTTGGCATCGTCCATGAATTATCCGAGTGCActtcattgaaaaatttactgACAGAATCATCATCGAGTGATTTATCATGGGATCTTCGTCTACGGTTGGCCACCGAACTCTCAAGTGCTTTTGCTTATTTGGGAGCTGAGAAGAAATTGCCTTCATCTGTGTTTTGTGTTGAATCAAAAGATGTGCATCTTACTATTGATTTAAGAGTGAAGTTGTGCTTGACAGATGGCTTATGCTGCGATTGTTTACATATTATTGAATCTGACACAGGAATACACTGTTATGCTGAAGAACCTTCAAAAGTTCCCACAACAAATCTAACCCATAg TCTTGGTGTTAATTTTTTCCAACTTGCTACTCTCACAACTACAGCAACTTGTTCTTTCTGTTACCACGAAAAAGCTGAGAAGACCATACAAGACCTCAAATTACAtacaaaagcaaagaaaaaagatttaaatcTTATCAAATTTATGGGAAACATCATAAAGACGTGCATGAATTGCACTTCATCTGAAAGTGACATATTAAGTGCAG TATCAAGATCGTTAGCTAATGAACTTGCGAAAAGAGATCAACGTGATATAGTTCTTCAATGTGCAAACTTGGTCAATGGCCATTTGTCTTCCCTGTTTCGAATGCAACGAATCCCCGCTACTGTCTTAAAACTAAGTGATTTCTCACCCCCATTTTTAAAAGCTGACCTTGATCCCTTGACCATAGATAAAGAAGAAA GTGCCATAGACTCACAAGCAGATAGCAATATCTACCACAGCATGGTGATTGTGGGAGGTCTGTACACAGGGAATGAAGTGGTTGAGTACATCCCATCTGAAAAAAGAATTAATGTTTTACCA GAACTGATTGATGGTAGGTGGGCTGGCGGGGCTGTATTCTTGAAGGACATGTTGATAGTTGTTGGTGGCAGGATTGATGGAGCTGCATCAAACAAAGTTGAAGTACTGGACCTTACTGACCCTTGTTCAGAATGGCGAAGAATGACTTGTATGCTGATGCCTCGGCATGGCTTGGGCGCCACTGTTGTTGAAG GCAAAGTGTATGTGACTGGTGGATGGACTGACCCACCACCCGGTGGGTCCAATGATGACAACTGCAAAACAATCGAAGAATATGACCCAGACTTGAATCAATGGTCCAACGTTGGTGAGATCTTGACACCAAGAGGTCAACATACTGCAGCAGCTGTAAAAG ATAAAGTTTATTCGATCGGAGGCATAGATAATGATGGAGAAGTACTGAATTCAATCGAGTGTTTCAACACAAGAACTAGAACTTCAACTTTTGTAACATCAATGGAGGTTGGAAAAGCTGGTTTGTCATCAGTGTCATGCGATAATGGGTTTTACGTCCTTG GAGGCCACGACGAAAATTTTATCACCGTAGACACTGTCGAATCGTATGACGTCAATGAAGATCGTTGGAATTATTCGATCACAAGAATGAGCATGAAAAGAAAGGCGCACGGCTCCTGTAAAGTGGCGGGCAAAATATACGCCATCGCCGG GGTCGGGCGGAATGACGAAGGCCGAACGATTGAAGTGTTTGTTGAAAAGGGGAACTACTGGTCCGTTGTAGAATCAATGGAAAAAGAATGGATCTATCCGGCAGTGGTCGCAGTGGAAAGAAGAAAGATGAAGCTTCCAAAACTCGAACAGTTGTAA
- the LOC143449727 gene encoding 3 beta-hydroxysteroid dehydrogenase type 7-like, whose translation MTKKRYLVTGAAGRLGTKFVEIVCQKNIDNVTDLRLLDLNFSEAVKRKQKEACTEAKINVEWIVGSITDRKILRSALQDVDVVVHMASIIDFRDELPRSKLWKVNVQGTKNLIDVCCHCNVSHFVYTSSMETVGPNVYRDPMYNGNEDTHYRVKHVMYYGETKHEAENLVLAANGRKLEDGKRLTTCALRPGEIYGGLDYQILIETARDNLKSKTLPSPSDPSHLHSRIYIDNAAWCHVLAAKQIQMIASTIGGNAYYIGDDTPKLAFARLNQIFLEPYGFKMHHREPILPFWIMYTFLVILFYVKGFLRLLGFNTQGGICPGALKAVCTCFTFSHGKFQEHFGYKPLKSWEETLEETRKHMGIILKEIESHS comes from the exons atgacaaaaaagcgATACTTGGTGACGGGGGCAGCTGGTAGACTTGGAACGAAATTTGTTGAGATAGTTTGTCAGAAAAATATCGATAACGTCACCGATTTGAGGTTGTTGGATCTAAACTTCAGCGAAGCAGTCAAGCGTAAACAGAAAGAGGCGTGCACAG AAGCCAAGATAAACGTTGAATGGATTGTAGGAAGCATTACAGATCGCAAGATTTTACGTTCGGCCTTGCAAGATGTCGATGTGGTCGTTCACATGGCGTCCATCATTGACTTTCGGGATGAGCTTCCACGAAGCAAGCTGTGGAAGGTGAACGTCCAAG GTACAAAGAATCTTATCGATGTGTGTTGTCATTGCAACGTGTCTCATTTCGTCTACACCAGTTCGATGGAGACCGTGGGCCCAAACGTTTATCGCGACCCCATGTACAATGGAAACGAGGACACACACTACAGGGTGAAGCACGTGATGTATTATGGCGAGACTAAACACGAAGCAGAGAATCTTGTTCTCGCTGCAAATGGAAGAAAACTTGAAGACGGAAAG AGACTCACTACATGCGCCTTGCGTCCTGGTGAAATTTACGGGGGATTGGATTACCAGATTTTGATTGAAACCGCCAGAGACAACCTCAAAAGTAAAACCCTTCCTTCTCCGAGTGATCCGTCACATCTCCATTCCCGGATCTACATCGACAATGCTGCCTGGTGTCACGTACTGGCCGCTAAGCAAATTCAG ATGATCGCGTCAACAATAGGCGGCAACGCTTATTACATTGGAGACGACACACCGAAATTGGCGTTTGCGCGCTTAAACCAAATATTTCTGGAGCCGTACGGTTTCAAGATGCATCACAGAGAACCAATATTGCCATTCTGGATTATGTACACTTTTCTTGTTATTCTTTTCTATGTGAAAGGCTTTCTTCGACTTTTAGGGTTCAACACACAA GGTGGAATTTGTCCTGGTGCTCTAAAGGCTGTTTGcacttgttttactttttcccACGGGAAGTTTCAAGAACATTTCGGCTACAAACCTCTTAAATCATGGGAAGAAACTTTGGAAGAGACCCGGAAGCACATGggaataattttaaaagaaattgaaagCCACTCTTAA